The following coding sequences are from one Streptomyces sp. NBC_01294 window:
- a CDS encoding DUF742 domain-containing protein, producing MNGQWYDADAGPLVRPYAMTGGRTKPGPHGVRFDLIALVAVDPAGPDEAAESLLGPEHRTLLGLCRSETQSVAELAADADLPVGVVRVLLGDLLEGGHVKVSRPVPPAQLPDERILREVIEGLRAL from the coding sequence ATGAACGGTCAGTGGTACGACGCCGACGCGGGCCCGCTCGTCCGTCCGTACGCGATGACCGGCGGGCGTACGAAGCCGGGACCCCACGGGGTCCGCTTCGACCTGATCGCGCTGGTCGCGGTGGACCCGGCGGGCCCGGACGAGGCGGCCGAGTCGCTGCTCGGCCCCGAACACCGGACCCTGCTCGGACTCTGCCGGTCCGAGACCCAGTCGGTGGCGGAACTCGCCGCCGACGCCGACCTGCCCGTGGGAGTGGTGCGGGTGCTCCTCGGAGACCTGCTGGAGGGCGGGCACGTCAAGGTCAGCCGGCCGGTACCGCCCGCACAGCTGCCGGACGAACGGATTCTGCGTGAAGTCATCGAGGGATTGCGAGCGCTTTGA
- a CDS encoding roadblock/LC7 domain-containing protein — MALDKQLDWLLDDLTRRVQQVRHAVVLSNDGLVTGASAGLAREDAEHLAAVAAGLQSLAKGSGRHFRAGEVRQTMVEYDEGVLFVMGAGAGSCLCVLSAAEADIGQVAYEMTLLVNRVGEHLGVAERRITGG; from the coding sequence ATGGCACTGGACAAGCAACTGGACTGGCTGCTCGACGACCTGACGCGCAGGGTCCAGCAGGTGCGGCACGCGGTGGTGCTGTCCAACGACGGCCTGGTCACGGGGGCGAGCGCGGGATTGGCGCGGGAGGACGCGGAGCACCTGGCGGCCGTCGCCGCCGGTCTGCAGAGCCTGGCGAAGGGGTCGGGACGGCACTTTCGGGCCGGTGAGGTCCGGCAGACGATGGTCGAGTACGACGAGGGCGTGCTCTTCGTGATGGGGGCGGGCGCGGGCAGCTGCCTGTGCGTGCTGAGTGCTGCCGAGGCGGACATCGGCCAGGTCGCGTACGAGATGACGCTGCTGGTCAACCGGGTGGGCGAGCACCTGGGGGTCGCGGAGCGGCGCATCACCGGCGGCTGA
- a CDS encoding DUF6397 family protein gives MMQMGTALRDDVAACAEGAATVGTACECGGEGAADKLVGGVQAAGELGLSRSEFARAVQLGIVRAGPPAVGGAARYARAELDRVRSAESPPGALRARVEAVAGAQAAAEVLGVGPTRFTRLARCGHVTPVGYRINRYRAVVWLYLAAELRGFAAREPGMLRGIAPPEDRELMAARVDLRPRRWRGRHVGLLLRRTADPWELAAVLASVLPEEELWEAVPDPAERIVLAALAPPPPYGHPQVPAAAAVALSLLKAGPPEEVHWYRTSLDFALTGARGQSKSTGERGPT, from the coding sequence ATGATGCAGATGGGGACCGCACTGCGGGACGATGTGGCCGCGTGCGCGGAGGGGGCCGCGACCGTCGGTACCGCGTGTGAATGTGGAGGCGAAGGCGCCGCGGACAAGCTGGTGGGCGGTGTGCAGGCCGCCGGTGAACTGGGCCTGAGCCGCAGCGAGTTCGCCAGGGCGGTCCAGTTGGGGATCGTCCGAGCCGGGCCGCCGGCGGTCGGCGGGGCCGCGCGGTACGCACGGGCCGAGCTGGACCGGGTCAGGTCGGCCGAGAGCCCGCCGGGCGCTCTGCGCGCGCGGGTCGAGGCGGTGGCCGGGGCGCAGGCCGCGGCCGAGGTGCTGGGGGTCGGACCGACCCGTTTCACCCGGCTCGCCCGCTGCGGGCACGTCACCCCGGTCGGCTACCGGATCAACCGCTACCGGGCCGTGGTCTGGCTCTATCTGGCCGCGGAGCTGCGGGGGTTCGCCGCACGGGAGCCCGGGATGCTGCGCGGGATCGCGCCCCCGGAGGACCGGGAACTGATGGCCGCCAGGGTGGATCTGCGCCCGCGCAGGTGGCGCGGGCGGCATGTGGGGCTCCTGCTGAGACGGACCGCAGACCCCTGGGAGCTCGCCGCCGTACTGGCCTCAGTGCTCCCCGAGGAGGAGCTGTGGGAGGCCGTGCCCGACCCGGCGGAACGGATCGTGCTGGCCGCGCTCGCCCCGCCCCCGCCGTACGGGCATCCGCAGGTGCCGGCGGCCGCGGCGGTGGCGCTGAGCCTGCTGAAGGCCGGGCCGCCGGAGGAGGTCCACTGGTACCGCACCAGCCTGGACTTCGCCCTGACGGGGGCGCGCGGTCAGTCGAAGTCGACGGGGGAGAGGGGGCCGACGTAG
- a CDS encoding DEAD/DEAH box helicase produces MTLIDQLPPNADPDALFEAFSSWAEDQGITLYPAQEEALIEVVSGANVILSTPTGSGKSLVAAGAHFTALAQDKVTFYTAPIKALVSEKFFDLCKLFGTENVGMLTGDASVNADAPVICCTAEVLASIALRDGKHADIGQVVMDEFHFYAEPDRGWAWQIPLLELPQAQFVLMSATLGDMKRFEEDLTRRTGRPTTVVRSATRPVPLSYEYVTTPITDTITELLETRQAPVYIVHFTQAQAVERAQSLMSINMCTREEKDKIAELIGNFRFTTKFGQNLSRYVRHGIGVHHAGMLPKYRRLVEKLAQAGLLKVICGTDTLGVGVNVPIRTVLFTALTKYDGSRVRTLRAREFHQIAGRAGRAGFDTAGYVVAQAPEHVIENEKALAKAGDDPKKRRKVVRKKAPEGFVAWSDTTFEKLIAADPEALTSRFKVTNIMLLSVIARPGDAFQAMRHLLEDNHEPRKAQLRHIRRAIAIYRSLLDGGVVEKLDTPDAEGRSIRLTVDLQQDFALNQPLSTFALASFDLLDPESPSYALDMVSVVESTLDDPRQILAAQQNKERGIQVGQMKADGIEYEERMERLQDVTYPKPLEELLFHAYDVYAKSHPWVRDHPVSPKSIIRDMYERAMTFTEFTSFYELARTEGIVLRYLASAFKALDHTIPDDLKSEDLQDLIAWLGELVRQVDSSLLDEWEQLANPEVETAEQAQEKADQVKPVTANSRAFRVLVRNAMFRRVELAALDHVNVLGELDAESGWDADAWGEALDGYWDEYDDLGTGPDARGPKLLQIEEDPAHGLWRVRQTFADPNGDHGWGISAEVDLAASDEEGRAVIRVTSVGELGAL; encoded by the coding sequence GTGACCCTCATTGATCAGCTCCCGCCGAACGCCGACCCCGATGCCCTCTTCGAGGCTTTCTCCTCGTGGGCGGAGGACCAGGGCATCACCCTGTACCCGGCACAGGAGGAGGCGTTGATCGAGGTCGTCTCCGGGGCGAACGTGATCCTTTCCACCCCGACCGGCTCCGGCAAGAGCCTGGTCGCGGCCGGCGCGCACTTCACGGCCCTGGCCCAGGACAAGGTCACCTTCTACACCGCCCCGATCAAGGCGCTGGTGTCGGAGAAGTTCTTCGACCTGTGCAAGCTCTTCGGCACCGAGAACGTCGGCATGCTGACCGGCGACGCCTCCGTGAACGCGGACGCCCCGGTGATCTGCTGCACCGCCGAGGTGCTGGCCTCCATCGCCCTGCGCGACGGCAAGCACGCCGACATCGGCCAGGTCGTGATGGACGAGTTCCACTTCTATGCCGAGCCGGACCGCGGCTGGGCCTGGCAGATCCCGCTGCTGGAGCTGCCGCAGGCGCAGTTCGTCCTGATGTCCGCGACCCTCGGCGACATGAAGCGGTTCGAGGAGGACCTGACCCGGCGCACCGGCCGGCCCACCACGGTGGTCCGCTCCGCGACCCGGCCCGTCCCGCTGTCGTACGAGTACGTCACCACGCCGATCACCGACACGATCACGGAGCTGCTGGAGACCCGGCAGGCCCCCGTCTACATCGTGCACTTCACCCAGGCCCAGGCGGTCGAGCGGGCGCAGTCGCTCATGAGCATCAACATGTGCACCCGCGAGGAGAAGGACAAGATCGCCGAACTCATCGGCAACTTCCGCTTCACCACCAAGTTCGGCCAGAACCTCTCCCGCTACGTCCGGCACGGCATCGGCGTGCACCACGCCGGAATGCTGCCCAAGTACCGGCGCCTGGTCGAGAAGCTCGCCCAGGCCGGTCTGCTGAAGGTCATCTGCGGTACCGACACCCTCGGCGTCGGCGTCAACGTCCCGATCCGCACGGTGCTGTTCACCGCGCTCACCAAGTACGACGGCAGCCGGGTCCGCACACTGCGCGCCCGCGAGTTCCACCAGATCGCCGGTCGCGCCGGCCGGGCCGGCTTCGACACGGCCGGCTATGTGGTCGCCCAGGCGCCCGAGCACGTCATCGAGAACGAGAAGGCGCTCGCGAAGGCGGGCGACGACCCGAAGAAGCGCCGCAAGGTGGTGCGCAAGAAGGCTCCCGAGGGCTTCGTCGCCTGGTCGGACACCACCTTCGAGAAGCTCATCGCCGCCGACCCGGAGGCGCTGACCTCGCGCTTCAAGGTCACCAACATCATGCTGCTGTCGGTCATCGCCCGGCCGGGCGATGCCTTCCAGGCGATGCGCCACCTCCTCGAGGACAACCACGAGCCCCGCAAGGCCCAGCTGCGGCACATCCGCCGGGCCATCGCGATCTACCGCTCGCTGCTGGACGGCGGCGTGGTCGAGAAGCTCGACACCCCGGACGCGGAGGGCCGCTCCATCCGGCTCACCGTCGACCTGCAGCAGGACTTCGCGCTCAACCAGCCGCTGTCCACCTTCGCGCTGGCCTCCTTCGACCTGCTGGACCCGGAGTCCCCCTCCTACGCGCTGGACATGGTGTCCGTCGTGGAATCCACGCTGGACGACCCGCGCCAGATCCTGGCCGCGCAGCAGAACAAGGAACGCGGCATCCAGGTCGGCCAGATGAAGGCCGACGGCATCGAGTACGAGGAGCGGATGGAGCGTCTCCAGGACGTCACCTATCCCAAGCCGCTCGAAGAGCTGCTCTTCCACGCCTACGACGTGTACGCCAAGAGCCACCCGTGGGTGCGCGACCACCCCGTCTCGCCGAAGTCGATCATCCGCGACATGTACGAACGCGCGATGACCTTCACCGAGTTCACCTCCTTCTACGAGCTGGCCCGCACCGAGGGCATCGTGCTGCGCTACCTGGCGAGCGCGTTCAAGGCGCTCGACCACACCATCCCCGACGACCTGAAGTCCGAGGACCTCCAGGACCTGATCGCCTGGCTCGGCGAACTGGTCCGCCAGGTCGACTCCAGCCTGCTGGACGAGTGGGAGCAGCTGGCGAACCCGGAGGTGGAGACGGCGGAGCAGGCCCAGGAGAAGGCCGACCAGGTCAAGCCGGTCACCGCGAACTCGCGCGCCTTCCGCGTCCTGGTCCGCAACGCCATGTTCCGCCGGGTGGAGCTGGCCGCCCTCGACCACGTCAACGTGCTGGGCGAGCTGGACGCCGAGTCCGGCTGGGACGCCGACGCCTGGGGCGAGGCCCTGGACGGGTACTGGGACGAGTACGACGACCTCGGCACCGGCCCCGACGCGCGCGGGCCGAAGCTGCTGCAGATCGAGGAGGACCCGGCGCACGGCCTCTGGCGCGTCCGCCAGACCTTTGCCGACCCCAACGGGGACCATGGCTGGGGCATCAGCGCCGAGGTCGACCTCGCGGCCTCCGACGAGGAGGGCCGGGCGGTCATCCGGGTCACCTCGGTCGGCGAGCTCGGAGCGCTCTGA
- a CDS encoding MHYT domain-containing protein, producing MGHLDHAAYGWLTPVLSYVMASIGAALGLRCTVRALAATGASRRNWLLTAASAIGTGIWTMHFVAMLGFEVTGTEIHYNVPLTILSLLVAMLVVGAGVFAVGYGKDRGRSLVLGGLTTGLGVASMHYLGMAALRLHGDVSYDPLTVGLSVAIAVVAATAALWAALNIKSPVAVAIASLVMGAAVSSMHYTGMMAVAVSVSPSDTALPGATAMQFIFPLAVGLGSYLFITAAFVALSPTADERAASASAQHLGDHAVAAG from the coding sequence CTGGGACATCTGGACCACGCCGCATACGGCTGGCTGACACCCGTGCTGTCATACGTGATGGCATCGATCGGCGCCGCCCTCGGGCTGCGCTGCACCGTCCGCGCGCTCGCCGCCACCGGAGCCTCCCGCCGCAACTGGCTCCTCACCGCGGCCTCCGCCATCGGCACCGGCATCTGGACCATGCACTTCGTCGCGATGCTCGGCTTCGAGGTCACGGGCACCGAGATCCACTACAACGTGCCGCTGACCATCCTCAGCCTGCTCGTCGCCATGCTGGTCGTCGGCGCGGGAGTCTTCGCCGTCGGCTACGGCAAGGACCGCGGCCGCTCCCTCGTACTGGGCGGGCTCACCACCGGACTCGGCGTCGCCAGCATGCACTACCTGGGCATGGCGGCCCTGCGCCTGCACGGTGACGTCTCCTACGATCCGCTCACCGTCGGGCTCTCCGTCGCCATCGCCGTGGTCGCGGCCACCGCCGCCCTGTGGGCCGCGCTCAACATCAAGTCACCGGTGGCCGTCGCCATCGCCTCGCTCGTCATGGGCGCCGCCGTCAGCAGCATGCACTACACCGGGATGATGGCCGTCGCCGTCAGCGTCAGCCCCTCGGACACCGCCCTGCCCGGCGCCACGGCCATGCAGTTCATCTTCCCGCTCGCCGTCGGGCTGGGCTCCTACCTGTTCATCACTGCCGCCTTCGTCGCGCTCTCCCCGACGGCCGACGAGCGTGCAGCCTCCGCTTCCGCCCAGCACCTGGGGGACCACGCGGTGGCCGCAGGCTGA
- a CDS encoding sensor histidine kinase — MRTPRRKPEAAAPRLPAPPARGRRAHAGPPAEEPAAPEAHPPLPAAARERGPRLRLRPATVRAKIVSLLMVPVVSLLALWAFATVNTAQDIARLSRVQQADAEIHTPVAAAVTELQAERRAAVRLLADPAADPGALDQQARRTDTAVQRLRMGDRHTVADSGDYRSDIVVRLGAFVAAAEALGSARKDITDRRATPEAAYAIYNRVVDSAFAVGGALTGGDRAELGPDARVLLEFARAGELLSREDALLAAPGPRSAETLRQLTGNIESRRALTDTAARDLPAAQQAAWQSVAKSAAYADLTGAEDRALAAGTSKESRGAPAGWEAAHTGIAASMREVEAAAHAAAADRADPVREGALSPAGAAVLLGLAAVAASLVISVRIGRALVVELVSLRNTALEIAHRKLPHAMERLRAGEDIDVTAETPLGPPADDEITQVGEALGTVHRAALSAAVERAELASGVSGVFVNLARRSQVLVHKQLTLLDSMERRADDPNELGDLFRLDHLTTRMRRHAESLIILSGAAPGRAWRMPVPLTNVVRAAVSEIEDYPRIEVRQLAEAAVVGGAVADLTHLLAELIENAAQFSPPHTKVRVSGEPVGAGYVLEVEDRGLGMGRESLNDANRRIEQSEALDLFDSDRLGLFVVSRLAARHGVKVHLRTSPYGGTTAVVLLPNSMLQGALTAGAPAPGLGRDTDRAPAPEPPAAVSAPAAVPKPSARAEQPPAMTVVREDAHTPPVREAPRGIPAPERTPAPEEPRPAPVASLRPRAPGGAGARNQSAAPPAASVTELPRRVRQASLVPQLREAPAPKEPAGSRLPEEPPGRSPEQARDRMAAYRAGWVRGAQENSPHAGSEGEV, encoded by the coding sequence ATGCGAACACCCCGCAGAAAACCGGAAGCAGCGGCGCCGCGGCTGCCCGCGCCCCCGGCACGCGGCCGCCGGGCCCACGCCGGGCCGCCGGCCGAGGAACCCGCGGCGCCGGAGGCCCACCCGCCCCTCCCGGCCGCCGCGCGCGAGCGCGGCCCCCGGCTGCGGCTGCGCCCCGCCACCGTCCGCGCGAAGATCGTCTCGCTGCTGATGGTCCCGGTCGTCTCGCTCCTCGCCCTCTGGGCCTTCGCCACCGTCAACACCGCCCAGGACATAGCCCGGCTCAGCCGCGTCCAACAGGCCGACGCCGAGATACACACCCCCGTCGCCGCCGCCGTCACCGAGCTCCAGGCCGAGCGCCGGGCCGCCGTCCGCCTCCTGGCCGACCCCGCCGCCGACCCGGGAGCCCTGGACCAGCAGGCCCGCCGCACCGACACCGCCGTCCAGCGGCTGCGGATGGGCGACCGCCACACGGTCGCCGACTCCGGCGACTACCGCTCGGACATCGTGGTCCGCCTCGGCGCGTTCGTCGCCGCGGCCGAAGCCCTGGGCTCGGCCCGCAAGGACATCACCGACCGCCGCGCCACCCCCGAGGCGGCCTACGCGATCTACAACCGCGTGGTCGACTCCGCCTTCGCCGTCGGCGGCGCCCTCACCGGCGGCGATAGGGCCGAACTCGGCCCCGACGCCCGGGTCCTGCTCGAATTCGCCCGAGCCGGGGAACTGCTGTCCCGCGAGGACGCGCTGCTCGCCGCTCCGGGCCCGCGCAGCGCCGAAACGCTTCGGCAGCTGACCGGCAACATCGAGTCCCGCCGCGCCCTGACCGACACCGCGGCCCGCGACCTTCCCGCCGCCCAGCAGGCCGCCTGGCAGTCCGTCGCCAAGAGCGCCGCCTACGCGGACCTCACCGGTGCTGAGGATCGGGCGCTGGCCGCGGGCACCTCCAAGGAGAGCCGCGGAGCGCCCGCAGGCTGGGAGGCCGCCCACACCGGGATCGCCGCCTCGATGCGGGAGGTCGAGGCGGCGGCGCACGCCGCGGCCGCCGATCGGGCCGATCCGGTCCGCGAAGGGGCGCTCAGCCCGGCCGGAGCCGCCGTACTGCTGGGCCTGGCGGCCGTCGCCGCCTCGCTCGTCATCTCCGTGCGGATCGGCCGCGCGCTGGTCGTCGAACTCGTCTCGCTGCGCAACACCGCCCTGGAGATCGCCCACCGCAAGCTCCCGCACGCGATGGAACGGCTGCGCGCCGGCGAGGACATCGATGTCACCGCCGAGACCCCGCTCGGGCCGCCGGCCGACGACGAGATCACCCAGGTCGGCGAGGCGCTCGGCACCGTCCACCGGGCCGCGCTCAGCGCCGCCGTTGAACGCGCGGAACTCGCCAGCGGCGTCTCCGGCGTCTTCGTCAACCTCGCCCGCCGCAGCCAGGTGCTCGTGCACAAGCAGCTCACCCTGCTCGACTCGATGGAGCGGCGCGCCGACGACCCGAACGAGCTCGGCGACCTTTTCCGCCTCGACCACCTGACGACCCGGATGCGCCGGCACGCGGAAAGTCTGATCATCCTGTCGGGCGCCGCCCCGGGCCGGGCCTGGCGGATGCCGGTACCCCTCACGAACGTCGTACGGGCCGCCGTCTCGGAGATCGAGGACTACCCCCGCATCGAGGTCCGCCAGCTCGCCGAGGCCGCCGTGGTCGGCGGCGCCGTCGCCGACCTCACCCACCTGCTCGCCGAACTCATCGAGAACGCAGCCCAGTTCTCCCCGCCGCACACCAAGGTCCGGGTCAGTGGCGAACCCGTCGGGGCCGGTTACGTCCTGGAGGTCGAGGACCGCGGCCTCGGCATGGGCCGCGAATCCCTGAACGACGCCAACCGGCGCATCGAGCAGTCCGAGGCGCTCGACCTCTTCGACAGCGACCGGCTCGGGCTCTTCGTGGTCAGCCGCCTCGCGGCCCGCCACGGAGTGAAGGTGCACCTGCGCACGTCGCCCTACGGCGGCACCACCGCGGTGGTGCTCCTGCCGAACTCCATGCTCCAGGGCGCCCTCACGGCCGGCGCCCCCGCCCCCGGCCTTGGCCGCGACACCGACCGGGCGCCCGCCCCGGAGCCCCCGGCCGCGGTCTCCGCGCCGGCCGCAGTCCCGAAGCCGTCCGCGAGGGCGGAGCAGCCGCCCGCCATGACCGTCGTACGGGAGGACGCGCACACCCCGCCGGTACGGGAGGCCCCGCGCGGCATCCCGGCCCCGGAGCGGACCCCCGCACCCGAGGAGCCGCGCCCCGCCCCGGTGGCGTCGCTGCGCCCGCGCGCTCCCGGCGGCGCGGGCGCCCGCAACCAGTCGGCCGCACCCCCCGCGGCCTCGGTGACGGAGCTGCCGCGCCGGGTGCGCCAGGCCAGCCTCGTCCCGCAGCTGCGGGAGGCCCCCGCCCCGAAGGAACCGGCCGGCTCCCGCCTCCCCGAGGAACCGCCCGGCCGCAGCCCCGAGCAGGCCAGGGACCGGATGGCGGCCTACCGGGCCGGCTGGGTCCGCGGTGCCCAGGAGAACTCCCCCCACGCAGGCAGCGAAGGAGAAGTGTGA
- a CDS encoding YchJ family protein: MPTPALPCPCGLPAAYPECCGRFHSGAQQAPTAERLMRSRFSAFAVGDTAYLLRSWHPSTRPAQLDLDPGQRWERLEILATERGGMFETEGSVEFRAHYREGRHTGSLHEHSSFSREAGAWVYVGPLSPVDFD, translated from the coding sequence ATGCCCACTCCCGCCCTCCCCTGCCCCTGCGGGCTGCCCGCCGCCTACCCGGAGTGCTGCGGCCGCTTCCACTCCGGTGCTCAGCAGGCACCCACCGCCGAGCGGCTGATGCGCTCCCGGTTCAGCGCCTTCGCCGTCGGCGACACCGCCTACCTGTTGCGCTCCTGGCACCCCTCGACCCGTCCGGCCCAGCTCGACCTGGATCCCGGGCAGCGCTGGGAGCGGCTGGAGATCCTCGCCACCGAGCGCGGCGGGATGTTCGAGACGGAGGGCTCGGTGGAGTTCCGCGCCCATTACCGCGAGGGCCGGCACACCGGCTCACTGCACGAGCACAGCAGCTTCTCCCGCGAGGCCGGGGCCTGGGTCTACGTCGGCCCCCTCTCCCCCGTCGACTTCGACTGA
- a CDS encoding PPOX class F420-dependent oxidoreductase — MAKKMTQEEWRAFASHSTRTGKLSTVRKDGSPHIAPIWFALDGDSFVFTTGKDTVKGRNLARDGRVALCVDDDRPPFSYVVFQGRAEVSEYADAADELLTWATRIGARYMGEERAQAFGRRNAVPGELLVRVPIDHVIAIAGVAD; from the coding sequence ATGGCGAAGAAGATGACTCAAGAGGAATGGCGGGCATTCGCCTCCCATTCCACCCGCACCGGGAAGCTCTCCACCGTCCGCAAGGACGGAAGCCCGCACATCGCTCCCATCTGGTTCGCACTCGACGGCGATTCGTTCGTCTTCACCACCGGCAAGGACACCGTCAAGGGACGCAACCTCGCCCGTGACGGACGGGTCGCGCTCTGCGTGGACGACGACCGGCCGCCGTTCTCCTACGTCGTGTTCCAAGGCCGTGCCGAGGTCAGCGAGTACGCCGACGCAGCGGACGAGTTGCTCACCTGGGCGACCCGGATCGGCGCCCGCTACATGGGCGAGGAGCGCGCGCAGGCCTTCGGCCGCCGCAATGCCGTCCCGGGCGAACTCCTCGTCCGGGTCCCGATCGACCACGTGATCGCCATCGCCGGGGTGGCGGACTGA
- a CDS encoding acyl-CoA thioesterase, with product MTNPAERLVDLLDLEQIEVNIFRGVSPQESLQRVFGGQVAGQALVAAGRTVENARPVHSLHSYFLRPGIPGVPIVYQVERVRDGRSFTTRRVTAVQQGKTIFNLTASFHHPEEGGIEHQLPPHHYPHPDTLPKVADEIREHLGALPEALERMARRQPFDIRYVNRLRWTPEELKGADPRSAVWMRAVGPLGDDPLVHTCALTYASDMTLLDAVRIPVEPLWGMRGFDMASLDHAMWFHRPFRADEWFLYDQESPIAHGGRGLARGRIYDVEGRMLVSVVQEGLFRPYAAKPSGPARPAPQSEPAPKN from the coding sequence ATGACGAACCCCGCCGAGAGACTGGTTGATCTGCTCGATCTGGAGCAGATCGAGGTCAACATCTTCCGCGGCGTCAGCCCGCAGGAGTCCCTCCAGCGCGTCTTCGGCGGGCAGGTCGCCGGCCAGGCGCTGGTGGCCGCGGGCCGCACCGTCGAGAACGCCCGCCCGGTCCACTCGCTCCACTCGTACTTCCTGCGCCCCGGCATCCCCGGGGTGCCGATCGTGTACCAGGTGGAGCGGGTGCGCGACGGGCGGTCCTTCACCACGCGCCGGGTCACCGCGGTCCAGCAGGGCAAGACGATCTTCAATCTCACCGCCTCCTTCCACCATCCGGAGGAGGGCGGCATCGAGCACCAGCTCCCTCCTCACCACTACCCCCACCCGGACACGCTCCCCAAGGTGGCGGACGAGATCCGCGAGCACCTCGGGGCGCTCCCGGAGGCGCTGGAGCGGATGGCCCGCCGCCAGCCCTTCGACATCCGGTACGTGAACCGGCTCCGCTGGACTCCCGAGGAGCTCAAGGGCGCCGACCCCCGCAGCGCGGTGTGGATGCGCGCGGTCGGCCCGCTGGGCGACGACCCGCTCGTGCACACCTGCGCCCTCACCTACGCCAGTGACATGACCCTCCTCGATGCCGTGCGCATCCCCGTGGAACCCCTCTGGGGCATGCGCGGTTTCGACATGGCCTCACTGGACCACGCCATGTGGTTCCACCGGCCCTTCCGGGCGGACGAGTGGTTCCTGTACGACCAGGAGTCACCCATCGCGCACGGCGGCCGGGGTCTGGCCCGGGGCCGCATCTACGACGTGGAGGGCAGGATGCTGGTCTCCGTGGTCCAGGAAGGCCTCTTCCGTCCGTACGCCGCCAAGCCGTCCGGCCCGGCCCGGCCAGCCCCGCAGTCCGAGCCCGCCCCGAAGAACTGA
- a CDS encoding GTP-binding protein, producing the protein MGQHDDRPAGAPWGAGADAGTDRGPDPDQDRSPDPDPDPGPEEDAELAALSLKILVAGGFGVGKTTLVGAVSEIRPLRTEELLSEAGELVDDTGGVDQKTTTTVAMDFGRITIRSGLSLYLFGTPGQDRFWFLWDELSQGALGAVVLADTRRLEDCFPAVDYFEHRRIPFVVAVNCFTNARRYGAHDVSRALDLDQGTPVVLCDARDKDSGKEVLIRLVEYAGRVHTARLLDSVEPQADSV; encoded by the coding sequence ATGGGACAGCATGACGACCGACCTGCCGGAGCGCCCTGGGGCGCGGGTGCGGACGCGGGCACGGACCGGGGCCCGGATCCGGATCAGGACCGGAGCCCGGATCCGGATCCGGACCCCGGTCCCGAGGAGGACGCCGAACTGGCCGCCCTCTCGCTGAAGATCCTGGTGGCGGGCGGCTTCGGGGTCGGCAAGACGACGCTGGTGGGCGCGGTGAGCGAGATCAGGCCGCTGCGGACCGAGGAACTGCTCAGCGAGGCGGGTGAACTGGTCGACGACACGGGTGGCGTGGACCAGAAGACGACCACGACCGTGGCCATGGACTTCGGGCGGATCACCATCCGGTCGGGGTTGTCCCTGTATCTGTTCGGCACTCCGGGGCAGGACCGGTTCTGGTTCCTGTGGGACGAGCTGTCGCAGGGCGCGCTCGGCGCGGTGGTGCTCGCCGACACGCGGCGGCTGGAGGACTGCTTCCCGGCGGTCGACTACTTCGAGCACCGGCGCATCCCGTTCGTGGTGGCCGTCAACTGCTTCACGAACGCGCGGCGGTACGGGGCGCACGACGTGTCGCGGGCGTTGGACCTGGACCAGGGGACGCCGGTGGTGCTGTGTGACGCGCGGGACAAGGACTCGGGGAAGGAAGTGCTCATCAGGCTGGTCGAGTACGCCGGGCGGGTGCACACCGCCCGGCTGCTGGACTCGGTGGAGCCGCAGGCCGATTCCGTGTGA
- a CDS encoding roadblock/LC7 domain-containing protein — protein MIEHQRIGLDGIRRSGDLDWLLDDLVHRVREVRHAVVLSNDGLAVGASSALSREDAEHLAAVASGFHSLAKGAGRHFHAGGVRQTMVEMDEGFLFVAAAGDGSCLAVLSAASADIGLIAYEMARLVKRVGEHLYTPPRFAARPPAAG, from the coding sequence ATGATCGAACACCAGAGGATCGGCCTCGACGGCATCCGCAGGTCCGGTGACCTGGACTGGCTCCTCGACGACCTGGTGCACCGGGTACGCGAGGTCCGGCACGCCGTCGTCCTCTCCAACGACGGTCTGGCGGTCGGGGCCTCCAGCGCGCTCAGCCGGGAGGACGCCGAGCACTTGGCGGCGGTCGCCTCCGGCTTCCACAGCCTGGCCAAGGGCGCGGGCCGGCACTTCCACGCCGGGGGCGTGCGCCAGACGATGGTCGAGATGGACGAGGGCTTCCTCTTCGTCGCGGCCGCCGGAGACGGCTCCTGCCTGGCCGTGCTCAGCGCCGCCAGCGCTGACATCGGCCTGATCGCCTACGAGATGGCCCGGCTCGTGAAGCGGGTCGGCGAGCACCTCTACACCCCGCCCCGGTTCGCGGCGCGGCCGCCGGCCGCCGGCTGA